In one Echinicola marina genomic region, the following are encoded:
- a CDS encoding IS1182 family transposase, with amino-acid sequence MQKQDLNVAFKDYNPNQLMFLPPSLEELIPVHHPGRIVYQIIERIDLSEVYSRYSENGSSSYHPKLLLKVLVYGYLENCYSSRKLEKAVRENIVFMWLAGMQRPDHHTINRFRSERLRDVIGDIFAQVVLLLHEEGLLDIKEVYTDGTKIEANANRYTFVWGKAIKKSKERISSQLQELWNYAGSVASAELGTEEPDFVNPNAENVSRTIEKINQALEGKAVDKKVKQKLGYAQKNWPAKLEEYAQKEEVLAGRNSYSKTDPDATFMRMKEDHMRNGQLKPAYNLQLSTHGRFVVNYSLHPNPNDTLTLKPHLHQYYGFYPSCCTADAGYGSEENYCFLEQNRIEAYVKYNTFHKELRQESKSKKVHGLLENLYYDPQKDHYICPMGQAMKPSGESTGKTSTGFVQHYRHYAAKNCQGCPLAASCRPGAGNKTLRVNTRLQQQKTRAKQRLTSEQGVQKRRQRATDVEPVFADFKHNKGRARFMLRGAEKVAIETGLIAIAHNLAKMAG; translated from the coding sequence GTGCAAAAACAAGACTTAAATGTAGCTTTTAAAGACTACAATCCCAACCAACTGATGTTTCTTCCTCCTAGTTTGGAAGAGCTTATTCCCGTCCATCATCCAGGCCGTATTGTTTACCAGATCATTGAGCGGATAGATCTGAGCGAGGTGTATAGCCGCTACTCAGAGAACGGATCTAGCAGTTATCATCCCAAGCTGTTGTTAAAGGTGCTGGTTTATGGATATTTAGAGAACTGTTATTCTTCCCGCAAGCTTGAAAAAGCGGTCCGGGAGAATATTGTGTTCATGTGGCTTGCCGGAATGCAGCGTCCCGATCACCATACAATCAATCGGTTCCGTTCAGAACGTCTCCGAGATGTGATTGGTGATATTTTTGCCCAGGTGGTACTGTTGTTGCATGAGGAAGGTCTTTTGGACATCAAAGAAGTGTACACCGATGGGACCAAGATAGAAGCCAATGCCAACCGCTACACCTTTGTCTGGGGCAAGGCGATCAAGAAGAGCAAGGAACGGATCAGTTCCCAGCTTCAGGAACTTTGGAACTATGCCGGTTCGGTAGCCTCTGCTGAGTTGGGGACAGAAGAACCCGACTTTGTAAATCCGAATGCAGAGAACGTTTCCCGGACCATCGAAAAGATCAATCAGGCGCTGGAAGGGAAAGCCGTTGACAAGAAGGTGAAACAGAAGTTGGGTTATGCCCAAAAGAACTGGCCAGCCAAACTGGAAGAATATGCCCAGAAAGAGGAAGTACTGGCTGGACGGAACAGTTATTCCAAAACAGATCCGGATGCCACGTTCATGAGGATGAAAGAAGACCATATGAGAAATGGCCAACTTAAACCAGCCTACAACCTTCAACTCAGCACCCATGGACGGTTCGTGGTCAACTATTCCCTGCATCCCAATCCCAATGACACCTTAACCCTGAAGCCCCATCTACATCAGTATTACGGATTCTACCCTTCCTGTTGTACAGCAGATGCTGGATACGGAAGTGAAGAGAACTATTGCTTTCTGGAGCAGAACCGGATCGAAGCTTACGTCAAGTACAACACCTTCCACAAAGAACTCCGTCAGGAATCCAAATCAAAGAAAGTCCATGGCTTGCTGGAAAACCTGTATTACGATCCACAGAAAGATCACTACATCTGTCCGATGGGACAGGCGATGAAACCCAGTGGGGAAAGTACCGGAAAAACCTCGACCGGTTTTGTCCAGCACTACCGGCACTATGCAGCCAAAAATTGCCAGGGGTGCCCACTGGCTGCTAGTTGTAGACCAGGGGCCGGTAACAAAACCCTCAGGGTAAACACCAGGTTACAGCAACAGAAGACAAGGGCAAAACAACGACTCACCTCTGAGCAGGGAGTCCAGAAACGAAGGCAACGGGCCACCGATGTGGAACCGGTATTTGCAGACTTCAAACACAACAAAGGGAGGGCAAGGTTTATGTTAAGAGGAGCCGAAAAAGTAGCAATTGAAACCGGATTGATTGCCATCGCCCACAACCTGGCAAAAATGGCCGGGTAA
- a CDS encoding four helix bundle protein, with protein sequence MSERHFNFKELRVWQKSMDLAEYCIELVEELNTPGKHFRLIEQFESCSASVPQNIAEGKGRNTDKEFKQFLYYSRGSLYEMVTLANLFHRRNWITTAQLNRIESEGLEIASMLKALINAI encoded by the coding sequence ATGAGTGAGCGACATTTTAATTTTAAGGAGCTTAGGGTGTGGCAGAAATCGATGGATTTGGCTGAATATTGTATAGAGCTTGTTGAAGAATTGAATACTCCAGGAAAGCATTTTAGATTAATTGAACAGTTCGAATCTTGTTCTGCTTCTGTTCCACAAAATATTGCAGAGGGGAAAGGTAGAAATACAGACAAGGAATTTAAGCAATTCCTCTATTATAGTCGTGGATCATTATATGAGATGGTGACACTCGCTAATCTTTTCCACAGACGAAATTGGATTACAACAGCACAACTCAATAGAATAGAATCAGAGGGATTGGAGATAGCCTCAATGTTAAAGGCGCTTATAAATGCCATATAA
- a CDS encoding helix-turn-helix domain-containing protein — protein sequence MLDSLITSKTRLRLLVKFFINADNHSHLRGLAEEFGESTNAIRKELNNLSEAGYLQKESEKNRISYSANTQHPLFGSLQDIVRKYLGLDTLVEEVLDRMGDVHKVVLMGDYANGLDTGTIDIVIQGNELNEEYLDSLGNRIADLINRKVSFTVLAEDIQTGIVLYNKAAE from the coding sequence ATGCTAGATTCTTTAATTACTTCCAAGACCAGATTGCGACTTTTGGTAAAGTTTTTTATCAACGCAGACAACCATAGCCATCTCCGCGGTTTGGCCGAGGAGTTTGGAGAATCTACCAATGCCATAAGAAAAGAACTCAATAATTTATCCGAAGCAGGTTACTTGCAGAAGGAGTCTGAAAAGAACCGAATCAGCTATAGTGCGAATACCCAGCATCCCTTATTTGGGTCCTTGCAGGATATTGTCCGCAAGTATTTGGGCTTGGACACCTTGGTGGAAGAGGTACTCGATAGGATGGGGGATGTGCACAAGGTTGTCTTGATGGGGGATTATGCCAATGGATTGGACACCGGTACTATTGATATAGTGATCCAAGGTAATGAATTGAATGAGGAATACCTCGACAGTTTGGGTAATCGCATAGCCGATTTGATCAACCGTAAAGTGAGTTTTACGGTTTTGGCAGAAGATATTCAAACTGGCATAGTTTTATATAATAAAGCTGCGGAGTAA
- a CDS encoding SLBB domain-containing protein, producing the protein MSINIKSFYFTIILLLSAIVLHAQSLSNIQNVKVDELSDAQIAAIVQRAEEQGISKSQIPTLAQERGLSAMEANKLATRISQLGTAGGGVDQSANSPADTGAQRMVSTPVAGSFNGDNSKLTEKQQKIYGFGLFHHKELNFSPNLNIPTPESYVVGTGDQLLIDVYGDSQQSYSLTVNPEGRLYIPNVGPIAVGGASISAATARIKQELSSIYSDLNSSNPRTFLQIRLGNIRSIQVSMTGELAHPGTYTLPSFASVFNALYAAGGPNEEGSFRNIKVYRNSRQVAEVDVYEFLTNGNQAQNIRLQDNDVIIVPAVQTRVEVQGPVRRPGLFEIQADEDIRDLIHYAGGFKSQAYTQRIGVRRVSEDARKVADISQEQFESFKVQDGDIYLVGEKLNRFENRVQISGAVYHPGEFALFDGMTVKDLIDKAEGLRGEAFLNRATLYRTQEDMTLEIVPVDVKAVVNGTAQDIQLQREDVLHIPSKYDLSEEYYVKISGEINRPGAFAFAENMTVEDLVLKAGGFKESASDAYIEVARRVKDRTDGQIAEIFTIDIDQNLEINGADKEVVLHPFDHVIIRRSPGFQREQLVRVEGEVNYPGQYTIATATERISDLLKRAGGINPFAYTKGATLIRRTEFYSPQSDNEIKSAELREVKNNLLKEDGKNTEAENNILSRIDQKIGEKGGDLANQKGLASGEFKINRVKEVATSDSSRVAEVEFRTQELIGIDLDYIMEHPGSDQDLILQEGDVLSIPKELQTVRMRGEVLFPTSARYEKGDSFKNYVSKAGGFTDNARKGKAYVVYANGDVQRTKGFLFFKNYPNIEPGAEIIVPQKPVREGMSATNWIGVASSLATLAILIDRIAQ; encoded by the coding sequence ATGTCCATTAATATCAAATCTTTTTATTTTACAATAATACTACTGCTATCAGCGATTGTGCTCCATGCCCAGTCCTTATCCAATATCCAAAATGTGAAGGTGGATGAGCTGTCGGATGCGCAGATTGCTGCTATTGTACAAAGGGCAGAGGAGCAAGGGATTTCAAAATCCCAAATTCCGACTCTAGCACAGGAAAGGGGGCTTTCGGCCATGGAAGCCAATAAGCTGGCCACTCGGATCAGTCAGTTGGGGACTGCTGGTGGAGGTGTAGATCAGTCAGCCAATAGCCCCGCGGATACAGGAGCACAGCGCATGGTGTCCACTCCTGTAGCAGGAAGTTTTAATGGAGATAATAGTAAATTAACTGAGAAACAGCAAAAGATCTATGGTTTTGGTCTTTTTCATCATAAGGAACTGAATTTTTCTCCCAATCTGAATATCCCTACCCCAGAAAGCTATGTGGTGGGCACTGGGGATCAGTTATTGATTGATGTGTATGGGGATTCTCAGCAGTCATATAGTTTGACGGTGAATCCAGAGGGCAGGCTGTATATTCCCAATGTGGGGCCCATTGCAGTAGGAGGGGCTAGTATATCCGCAGCTACGGCAAGGATCAAGCAGGAATTGAGCAGTATTTATTCAGATTTGAACAGTTCCAATCCCCGTACTTTTTTACAGATTCGATTGGGGAATATCCGTTCCATTCAGGTGTCTATGACGGGTGAACTGGCCCATCCTGGGACTTATACTTTACCCTCCTTCGCTTCGGTATTTAATGCCTTATACGCGGCTGGAGGTCCTAATGAGGAAGGTTCTTTTCGGAATATCAAAGTATATAGGAATTCCCGTCAGGTAGCGGAAGTGGATGTCTATGAGTTTTTGACCAATGGTAATCAAGCACAAAATATCCGTTTACAGGACAATGATGTGATTATCGTACCCGCTGTGCAGACCCGGGTTGAGGTACAAGGTCCGGTTAGAAGGCCAGGTTTATTTGAAATTCAGGCGGATGAGGATATTAGGGATTTGATCCACTATGCGGGAGGCTTTAAAAGCCAGGCCTATACACAACGTATCGGGGTGAGAAGGGTTTCTGAGGATGCAAGGAAGGTGGCTGATATATCGCAAGAGCAGTTTGAAAGCTTTAAGGTGCAGGATGGGGATATTTATTTGGTCGGAGAAAAACTGAACCGTTTTGAAAATCGGGTACAGATTTCCGGAGCGGTTTACCATCCTGGAGAGTTTGCTTTATTTGATGGGATGACGGTGAAAGACCTGATTGATAAAGCAGAGGGTTTAAGAGGAGAGGCATTTCTTAACCGTGCCACGCTTTATAGAACACAAGAAGATATGACTTTGGAGATTGTTCCTGTGGATGTCAAAGCAGTCGTCAACGGTACGGCTCAGGATATTCAATTACAAAGGGAAGATGTATTGCATATCCCGAGTAAGTATGATTTGAGCGAAGAGTATTATGTAAAGATTTCCGGTGAGATCAATCGACCGGGGGCCTTTGCCTTTGCGGAGAATATGACGGTAGAGGATTTGGTGTTAAAGGCAGGAGGATTTAAGGAGTCGGCTTCTGATGCCTATATAGAGGTGGCCAGAAGAGTTAAAGATAGAACGGATGGGCAGATCGCAGAAATCTTTACCATTGATATTGATCAGAATTTAGAAATTAATGGGGCAGATAAAGAGGTAGTTTTACATCCTTTTGATCATGTGATTATTCGAAGAAGCCCTGGTTTTCAAAGGGAGCAATTGGTACGCGTAGAGGGAGAGGTGAATTATCCTGGTCAATATACCATCGCTACTGCCACAGAGCGAATTTCTGATCTATTAAAAAGGGCAGGAGGGATTAATCCTTTTGCCTATACCAAAGGGGCTACTTTGATTCGGCGTACAGAGTTTTACAGTCCTCAAAGTGATAATGAGATCAAGTCAGCTGAATTAAGAGAGGTGAAGAATAATTTGCTGAAGGAGGATGGAAAGAATACAGAGGCCGAGAATAATATTCTTTCTAGGATAGATCAAAAAATTGGAGAAAAGGGTGGCGATTTGGCCAATCAAAAAGGTTTGGCATCTGGTGAATTTAAAATCAATCGTGTGAAAGAAGTCGCAACATCTGATAGTTCCAGGGTAGCAGAAGTTGAATTTAGAACCCAAGAACTGATCGGTATAGACCTGGACTATATTATGGAACATCCTGGTTCCGATCAGGATCTGATCTTACAGGAAGGGGATGTATTAAGTATCCCGAAGGAATTGCAAACCGTGCGTATGCGCGGAGAAGTTTTATTCCCTACCTCAGCCAGATATGAAAAAGGGGATAGCTTT